Proteins found in one Pseudomonas sp. P8_241 genomic segment:
- a CDS encoding LysR family transcriptional regulator, translating to MQKNITSLGSLNWDDLKFFLEVARTRKASTAAKRLAVDYTTVSRRISSLEAALGTLLFEKSRTSGFVLTAEGQRLMGYAESIESTLHMACEQVSGSGVALSGHVRMGCTEGFGTFFITPQLSHFIDTYPAISVDILPLPHFISLSKREADIVIALERPEHGPYVCCKLCDYRLQLYATQDYLDNHPPISRSTDLAKHSFISYVDDLAFSSELLYLANVLPGASANLRSTSVIAQFVAAQQGRSLAILPCFLAAQDPRLLPVLPQEINITRQFWMYCREDLRKLKRITLLWDYIREVTERNQALLMGESREIRFAD from the coding sequence ATGCAAAAAAACATCACCTCCCTCGGTTCACTGAACTGGGATGACCTCAAGTTTTTTCTGGAAGTCGCCCGCACCCGCAAGGCCAGCACTGCCGCCAAGCGCCTGGCGGTCGACTACACCACCGTGTCTCGGCGCATCAGTTCGCTGGAGGCCGCACTGGGCACTTTGCTGTTCGAGAAGTCCCGGACCAGCGGCTTCGTCCTGACCGCCGAAGGCCAACGGTTGATGGGTTACGCGGAGTCGATTGAAAGCACCCTGCACATGGCGTGCGAGCAGGTGTCCGGCTCCGGCGTGGCGCTATCGGGCCACGTGCGCATGGGCTGCACCGAAGGCTTCGGCACGTTTTTCATCACGCCGCAGCTGAGCCACTTCATCGACACCTACCCGGCGATCTCGGTGGATATCCTGCCGCTGCCGCACTTCATCAGCCTGTCCAAGCGCGAGGCCGACATCGTCATCGCCCTGGAGCGCCCGGAGCATGGTCCATACGTCTGCTGCAAACTGTGCGACTACCGATTGCAGCTGTACGCGACCCAGGACTATCTCGACAACCACCCACCGATCAGCCGATCCACCGACTTGGCCAAACATTCGTTTATCAGCTACGTCGACGATCTGGCGTTCAGCTCGGAGCTGCTGTATCTGGCAAACGTCTTGCCCGGTGCCAGCGCCAACTTGCGCAGTACCAGCGTGATCGCGCAGTTCGTGGCGGCGCAGCAGGGCCGCTCACTGGCGATCCTGCCCTGCTTCCTCGCCGCCCAGGATCCGCGTTTGCTGCCGGTATTGCCGCAGGAGATCAACATCACCCGGCAGTTCTGGATGTACTGTCGCGAGGACCTGAGGAAGCTCAAGCGGATCACCCTGCTGTGGGATTACATCCGGGAGGTGACCGAGCGTAATCAGGCACTGTTGATGGGTGAGAGCCGGGAGATTCGGTTCGCCGACTGA
- a CDS encoding CoA-acylating methylmalonate-semialdehyde dehydrogenase, translating to MNASLTPNDTTVQKVKLLIDGEWVESRSTEWHDIINPATQQVLAKVPFATADEVDAAISAAHRAFQTWKLTPIGARMRIMLKLQALIREHSKRIAVVLSAEQGKTIADAEGDIFRGLEVVEHACSIGSLQMGEFAENVAGGVDTYTLRQPIGVCAGITPFNFPAMIPLWMFPMAIACGNTFVLKPSEQDPMSTMLLVELAIEAGVPAGVLNVVHGGKDVVDALCTHKDIKAVSFVGSTAVGTHVYDLAGKHGKRVQSMMGAKNHAVVLPDANREQALNALVGAGFGAAGQRCMATSVVVLVGAAKQWLPDLKALAQKLKVNAGSEAGTDVGPVISKKAKARILDLIESGIKEGAKLELDGREISVPGYEKGNFVGPTLFSGVTTDMQIYTQEIFGPVLVVLEVATLDEAIAMVNANPFGNGTGLFTQSGAAARKFQSEIDVGQVGINIPIPVPVPFFSFTGSRGSKLGDLGPYGKQVVQFYTQTKTVTSRWFDDDSVNDGVNTTINLR from the coding sequence ATGAACGCATCGCTTACGCCCAACGACACTACCGTACAAAAGGTCAAATTGTTGATCGACGGCGAGTGGGTCGAGTCCAGATCCACCGAGTGGCACGACATCATCAACCCGGCGACCCAGCAAGTGCTGGCCAAAGTGCCGTTTGCAACCGCCGACGAAGTCGACGCGGCCATCAGCGCCGCCCATCGCGCCTTCCAGACCTGGAAACTCACGCCCATCGGTGCGCGGATGCGCATCATGCTCAAGCTCCAGGCGCTGATTCGCGAGCACTCCAAGCGCATCGCCGTGGTGCTGAGCGCCGAACAGGGCAAAACCATTGCCGACGCGGAAGGCGACATTTTCCGTGGGCTGGAAGTGGTCGAGCACGCTTGCTCCATCGGCAGCCTGCAAATGGGCGAGTTCGCCGAAAACGTCGCTGGCGGCGTCGACACCTACACCCTGCGCCAGCCCATCGGCGTATGCGCCGGCATCACACCGTTCAACTTCCCGGCGATGATTCCGCTGTGGATGTTCCCGATGGCCATCGCCTGCGGTAATACCTTCGTACTCAAGCCGTCCGAACAGGACCCGATGTCGACCATGCTGCTGGTGGAACTGGCCATCGAGGCCGGCGTTCCGGCCGGTGTGCTCAACGTCGTGCACGGCGGCAAGGACGTGGTGGACGCACTCTGCACCCACAAGGACATCAAGGCTGTGTCCTTCGTCGGCTCGACTGCGGTCGGTACGCACGTTTACGACCTGGCCGGTAAGCACGGCAAGCGCGTGCAATCGATGATGGGCGCCAAGAACCACGCCGTGGTGCTGCCGGACGCCAATCGCGAACAAGCGCTGAATGCATTGGTGGGTGCCGGTTTTGGTGCTGCCGGTCAACGTTGCATGGCTACTTCGGTAGTGGTGTTGGTCGGCGCGGCCAAGCAATGGCTGCCTGATCTGAAAGCGCTGGCACAGAAACTCAAAGTGAATGCGGGCAGCGAGGCGGGTACCGACGTCGGTCCGGTGATCTCGAAAAAAGCCAAGGCGCGGATTCTTGATCTGATCGAAAGCGGCATCAAGGAAGGCGCCAAACTGGAACTGGACGGTCGTGAGATTTCGGTTCCCGGCTACGAGAAGGGTAACTTTGTCGGCCCGACCCTGTTCTCCGGCGTGACCACCGATATGCAGATCTACACCCAGGAAATCTTCGGCCCGGTGCTGGTGGTGCTGGAAGTCGCGACGCTCGATGAGGCGATTGCCATGGTCAACGCCAACCCGTTCGGCAACGGCACGGGCCTGTTCACCCAGAGCGGTGCGGCAGCGCGTAAATTCCAGAGTGAAATCGACGTCGGCCAGGTCGGTATCAACATCCCGATTCCGGTGCCGGTGCCGTTCTTCAGCTTCACCGGTTCCCGTGGTTCCAAGCTTGGCGACCTCGGTCCGTATGGCAAGCAAGTGGTGCAGTTCTACACTCAGACCAAGACTGTCACCAGCCGCTGGTTCGATGACGACAGCGTCAATGACGGTGTGAATACCACCATCAACCTGCGATAA
- the mmsB gene encoding 3-hydroxyisobutyrate dehydrogenase, which translates to MKIAFIGLGNMGAPMARNLIKAGHSLRLVDLNKTVLAELEQLGGSISASAREAAEGAELVITMLPAAVHVRSVWLGEDGVLAGIGKGVPAVDCSTIDPQTARDVAAAAAKQGVAMADAPVSGGTGGAAAGTLTFMVGASPELFATLQPVLAQMGRNIVHCGEVGTGQIAKICNNLLLGISMVGVSEAMALGDALGIDTKVLAGIINSSTGRCWSSEMYNPWPGIVETAPASRGYTGGFGAELMLKDLGLATEAARQAHQPVVLGAVAQQLYQAMSLRGEGGQDFSAIINGYRKPQ; encoded by the coding sequence ATGAAAATCGCTTTTATCGGTCTCGGCAACATGGGCGCGCCGATGGCGCGCAACCTGATCAAGGCCGGCCATTCCTTGCGCCTGGTCGACCTGAACAAAACCGTGCTGGCAGAGCTTGAACAACTGGGCGGCAGCATCAGCGCGTCGGCCCGGGAAGCGGCAGAGGGCGCGGAACTGGTGATCACCATGCTGCCCGCCGCCGTTCACGTGCGCAGCGTCTGGTTGGGTGAGGACGGTGTGCTCGCGGGTATCGGAAAAGGCGTGCCGGCCGTGGATTGCAGCACTATCGATCCGCAGACTGCACGCGATGTGGCGGCTGCCGCTGCCAAACAGGGTGTGGCCATGGCCGATGCACCGGTTTCCGGTGGCACGGGTGGTGCGGCGGCCGGGACGTTGACCTTCATGGTCGGCGCTTCCCCGGAACTGTTCGCCACGCTGCAACCGGTACTCGCACAAATGGGCCGCAACATCGTCCATTGCGGGGAGGTCGGCACCGGGCAAATCGCTAAAATCTGCAACAACCTGCTGCTGGGGATTTCCATGGTCGGCGTCAGCGAAGCCATGGCACTTGGCGATGCATTGGGCATCGACACCAAGGTGCTGGCGGGGATCATCAACAGCTCCACCGGGCGTTGCTGGAGTTCGGAAATGTACAACCCGTGGCCGGGCATCGTCGAAACGGCGCCCGCCTCGCGCGGTTACACCGGTGGTTTCGGTGCCGAGCTGATGCTCAAGGATCTGGGGCTGGCGACCGAAGCGGCGCGCCAGGCACACCAGCCGGTGGTGCTGGGTGCGGTGGCTCAGCAGTTGTATCAGGCGATGAGCTTGCGCGGGGAGGGAGGTCAGGATTTCTCGGCGATCATCAACGGCTATCGTAAGCCGCAGTAA
- a CDS encoding cupin domain-containing protein — protein MTAPITVLRDTHPLPVLDACKWEKLEGDPHTVNLNAYTSEDGSKIMGTWICTPGKWYVEYVKWEYCHFQEGYCIITPEGMAPIHLRAGDIFVIEPGMKGTWEVVETVRKYFVFA, from the coding sequence ATGACCGCACCGATCACCGTTCTTCGCGACACTCACCCGCTGCCCGTTCTCGATGCCTGCAAATGGGAAAAGCTCGAAGGCGACCCGCACACCGTCAACCTCAACGCCTATACCAGCGAAGACGGCAGCAAGATCATGGGCACCTGGATCTGCACGCCGGGCAAGTGGTACGTGGAATACGTGAAGTGGGAGTACTGCCACTTCCAGGAAGGCTACTGCATCATCACACCCGAAGGCATGGCCCCGATCCACCTGCGCGCCGGGGATATTTTTGTCATCGAGCCGGGAATGAAAGGTACGTGGGAAGTGGTGGAGACCGTGCGCAAATATTTCGTGTTTGCCTGA
- a CDS encoding LysR family transcriptional regulator codes for MHFDLTDLRLYLNILETGNITAGAARSHLSLAAASARIRAMEASLGIALLERNRRGVSPTSAGNALTQHARVLLQQADRMQQELAEYAKGVKGQVRLLCNTTAITEYLPELLADFLRDHPNLDIDLQELPSTRITHALRQGAAELGIVSDAVDTHDLQTRPFRADPLVLIMPRDHPLANTAPLSFTDTLHHDYIGLNANSALAVYLEEQALHAGLRLQIRIRADGFEGVMRMVARGAGLGIVPVAAIERWLGESALKQITLQEPWAQRKLLLCARDFTTLAPYAKALLDVLTLPATPAHCVSG; via the coding sequence ATGCACTTCGACCTGACCGACCTTCGCCTCTATCTGAACATCCTCGAGACCGGCAACATCACCGCCGGCGCCGCCCGCAGTCATTTATCCCTGGCGGCGGCCAGCGCGCGGATCCGTGCAATGGAAGCATCCTTGGGTATCGCGCTTCTCGAGCGCAATCGGCGCGGTGTCAGTCCGACTTCAGCGGGTAATGCCCTGACACAACATGCGCGAGTGCTGTTGCAACAGGCCGATCGCATGCAACAAGAGCTGGCCGAATACGCCAAGGGTGTCAAAGGCCAGGTTCGATTGCTGTGCAACACCACAGCGATCACCGAGTACCTCCCGGAGCTGCTCGCGGATTTCCTGCGCGACCATCCCAACCTCGACATCGACCTGCAAGAGCTACCCAGCACGCGCATCACTCATGCCTTGCGCCAGGGTGCGGCGGAGCTCGGCATTGTCTCGGACGCGGTAGACACCCATGACTTGCAAACCCGCCCGTTTCGCGCCGATCCGCTGGTACTGATCATGCCCCGGGATCACCCACTCGCAAACACCGCGCCCCTGAGCTTCACCGACACCCTGCATCACGACTACATCGGCCTGAACGCCAACAGTGCACTGGCCGTGTACCTGGAGGAACAGGCACTGCACGCCGGGTTGCGCCTGCAGATCCGTATCCGTGCCGATGGGTTCGAAGGGGTCATGCGCATGGTGGCCCGGGGAGCCGGGCTTGGGATCGTGCCGGTTGCAGCCATCGAACGTTGGCTCGGTGAATCTGCGCTGAAGCAAATAACCCTGCAAGAGCCTTGGGCGCAGCGAAAACTTTTACTCTGCGCACGAGACTTCACGACGCTTGCCCCTTACGCCAAGGCATTGCTGGATGTCCTGACACTGCCCGCAACCCCGGCTCACTGCGTTTCTGGATAG
- a CDS encoding sulfite exporter TauE/SafE family protein, with protein sequence MNTLASFYQNLGLALSLLVIVTFLLAGMVKGVIGLGLPTIAMGLLGLAMAPSQAAALLIIPATLTNLWQLAFGGHLPGLLKRLWPMLLAIFIGTAAGTLWIGMADGHWMVRGLGAALLLYALSGLFLPLLRVSERNEGWLGPLCGVLTGVITSATGVFVIPAVPYLQALGLSKDEQVQALGLSFTVSTLALAGGLLWRGELGGGELSASMLALIPAMLGMWLGQSLRQRISAVLFKRVFFLGLALLGGHLLVSG encoded by the coding sequence ATGAATACACTCGCATCCTTCTACCAAAACCTCGGTCTGGCCCTGTCACTGCTGGTGATCGTGACTTTCCTCCTGGCCGGCATGGTCAAAGGTGTGATCGGCCTTGGCCTGCCGACCATCGCCATGGGGCTGCTTGGTCTGGCTATGGCTCCGTCGCAGGCTGCGGCGTTGTTGATCATTCCCGCGACCTTGACCAACCTCTGGCAACTGGCTTTCGGTGGGCATCTGCCGGGGCTGCTCAAACGGTTGTGGCCGATGTTGCTGGCGATCTTCATCGGCACCGCGGCAGGCACCTTGTGGATCGGCATGGCCGATGGACATTGGATGGTGCGGGGATTGGGCGCGGCGTTGTTGCTCTATGCGTTGAGCGGATTGTTCCTGCCTTTACTGCGTGTCAGTGAACGCAATGAAGGATGGCTCGGGCCGTTGTGCGGCGTGCTGACCGGCGTCATCACCTCGGCCACGGGTGTGTTCGTGATTCCGGCGGTGCCGTATCTGCAAGCCCTGGGTTTGAGCAAGGATGAGCAGGTGCAGGCCCTCGGCCTCTCGTTCACCGTCTCGACCCTGGCGCTCGCGGGTGGGCTGTTATGGCGCGGCGAACTCGGTGGGGGCGAGTTGAGTGCATCAATGCTGGCGCTGATCCCGGCCATGCTGGGCATGTGGCTGGGACAATCGCTGCGCCAGCGAATCAGCGCCGTGTTGTTCAAGCGCGTATTTTTTCTAGGCCTGGCCTTGCTTGGTGGCCATTTGCTTGTCAGCGGCTAG
- a CDS encoding putative quinol monooxygenase — translation MSEIQGFILHAKTRPEKSDAFETFFSRYVEASRAEPGCIEYHMLRDKQDPSLFIFYEIWQSQAHLDVHSNLPHMKQFLDQRDEYLERDFEIRAIEMISPSSASR, via the coding sequence ATGAGTGAAATCCAAGGCTTTATCCTGCACGCCAAGACCCGCCCGGAAAAATCCGACGCTTTTGAAACGTTTTTCAGTCGTTATGTAGAAGCGAGTCGCGCCGAGCCCGGCTGCATCGAATACCACATGCTGCGGGACAAACAGGACCCGTCGCTGTTCATCTTTTATGAGATCTGGCAATCCCAGGCCCATCTCGATGTGCACTCGAATCTGCCGCACATGAAACAGTTTCTGGATCAGCGCGATGAGTACCTGGAACGGGACTTCGAGATCCGCGCCATCGAAATGATCAGCCCGTCGTCCGCTAGCCGCTGA
- a CDS encoding NAD(P)H-dependent oxidoreductase, which translates to MKKVLLLNGGKKFAHSDGRYNTTLHEAALSVLDRGGVDIKTTFIDEGYDIAEEVAKFLWADVIIYQMPGWWMGAPWTVKKYIDEVFTEGHGSLYASDGRTRSDASQKYGSGGLIHGKQYMLSLTWNAPQQAFDDPADFFEAKGVDAVYFPFHKANEFLGMTRLPTFLCVDVMKRPNIDADVVRYEQHLTEVFGLKA; encoded by the coding sequence ATGAAAAAAGTCCTGTTACTCAACGGCGGCAAAAAATTCGCCCACTCCGATGGCCGCTACAACACCACCCTGCATGAAGCCGCTTTGAGCGTTCTGGATCGTGGCGGTGTTGATATCAAAACCACCTTTATCGACGAAGGCTATGACATCGCCGAAGAAGTGGCCAAGTTCCTCTGGGCCGATGTGATCATTTACCAGATGCCCGGATGGTGGATGGGCGCGCCGTGGACCGTGAAGAAGTACATCGATGAAGTCTTCACCGAAGGTCATGGCAGCCTTTACGCCAGCGACGGCCGCACACGTTCGGATGCTTCGCAGAAGTACGGCAGCGGGGGCCTGATCCACGGCAAGCAATACATGCTGTCGCTGACCTGGAACGCACCGCAGCAAGCCTTCGACGACCCGGCTGACTTCTTCGAAGCCAAGGGTGTAGACGCGGTGTACTTTCCGTTCCACAAGGCCAACGAATTCCTCGGCATGACCCGTTTGCCGACATTCCTGTGTGTCGATGTGATGAAACGCCCGAACATTGACGCCGATGTGGTCCGTTACGAGCAGCATTTGACCGAGGTGTTTGGTCTCAAGGCCTGA
- a CDS encoding LysR family transcriptional regulator yields the protein MKARSDELQIFVCVIECGSISAAAEQVGQTPSAVSRTLSRLEAKLDTTLINRTTRRMDLTEEGKYFFEHAKLILDQMDELEERLTSRQQTPSGRLRINAASPFMLHAIVPYVAEFRRLYPDIQLELNSNDLIIDLLEQSTDIAIRIGTLTDSTLHARSLGCSPLHIVASPAYLEKHGNPTAVADLAEHTLLGFTQNEGLNQWPLRYVHGDRWPIQASLSASSGETIRHLALEGQGIACLSHYMTIEDIRAGRLKVLLAEFNSGYRQPINAVYYRNSQLALRIQCFLDFIQGKLAAYASADFSG from the coding sequence GTGAAAGCCAGATCCGATGAGTTGCAGATTTTCGTCTGCGTGATTGAGTGCGGATCGATTTCTGCAGCGGCCGAACAGGTCGGGCAAACACCCTCGGCGGTCAGCCGTACGCTGTCGCGGCTGGAAGCCAAACTCGATACCACGCTGATCAACCGCACCACGCGACGCATGGACCTGACCGAGGAGGGCAAGTATTTCTTCGAGCACGCCAAGCTGATTCTCGATCAGATGGATGAGCTCGAAGAGCGCCTGACCTCACGCCAGCAAACGCCGTCCGGACGCTTGCGGATCAACGCCGCGTCACCGTTCATGCTGCACGCCATCGTGCCCTACGTCGCTGAATTCCGCCGGCTCTACCCGGACATCCAGCTCGAACTCAACAGCAACGACCTGATCATCGATCTGCTGGAGCAAAGCACCGACATCGCCATCCGCATTGGCACCCTGACCGATTCCACGTTGCACGCCAGATCTCTGGGCTGCAGCCCGCTGCACATTGTCGCCAGCCCGGCCTATCTGGAAAAACACGGTAACCCAACGGCGGTGGCGGATCTTGCCGAACATACTTTGCTGGGCTTCACCCAGAACGAAGGCCTGAACCAATGGCCGCTGCGTTATGTCCATGGCGACCGCTGGCCGATCCAGGCTTCGCTCAGCGCTTCCAGCGGTGAGACCATTCGCCATTTGGCGTTGGAGGGGCAGGGCATTGCCTGCCTGTCGCATTACATGACTATCGAAGACATTCGTGCCGGACGACTGAAAGTGCTGCTGGCGGAATTCAACAGCGGTTATCGCCAGCCAATTAACGCGGTGTATTACCGCAACTCGCAATTGGCGCTGCGGATTCAATGTTTCCTGGACTTTATCCAGGGAAAATTGGCGGCGTATGCGTCGGCAGATTTCAGTGGTTGA
- a CDS encoding SulP family inorganic anion transporter has protein sequence MKPKRLRADVLAGLTTSFALLPECIAFALVAHLNPLMGLYGAFIICTLTALFGGRPGMVSGAAGSMAVVIVALVVQHGVEYLLATVLLGGVIMMAFGLLKLGKLVRMVPHPVMLGFVNGLAIIIALAQLEHFKDGEAWLSGTPLYMMIGLVAVTMAIVYVLPRLTRAVPPALVAILGVGLAVYLLGLPTRTLGDMAHIAGGLPTLALPDIPWNLETLHIIAPYAILMALVGLLETLLTLNLTDEITESRGYPDRECVALGAANMVSGAFGGMGGCAMIGQTVINLSSGGRGRVSGVVAGVSILLFILFLSPLIERIPLAALVGVMFVVSQQTFAWASLRVLNKVPVNDVLVIIAVTVITVFTDLATAVLCGIIIAALNFAWQQARQLYADSHLENDGSKLYRLHGTLFFASTTPFLNQFDPANDPAQVTLDCRHLSFVDYSAIAALDTLRERYTKAGKHLRVLGLSERCKKLLKRARVHHD, from the coding sequence ATGAAACCAAAACGTCTACGCGCCGATGTCCTGGCCGGGCTCACCACGTCTTTCGCCCTATTGCCCGAATGCATCGCCTTCGCGCTGGTGGCTCATCTCAATCCGCTGATGGGGCTTTACGGGGCATTCATCATCTGCACGCTGACCGCGCTGTTCGGTGGCCGACCGGGCATGGTGTCCGGTGCTGCCGGATCAATGGCGGTGGTAATCGTCGCGCTGGTGGTGCAGCACGGTGTGGAGTATCTGCTGGCGACGGTGTTGTTGGGTGGGGTGATCATGATGGCGTTCGGGCTGCTCAAGCTCGGCAAGCTGGTGCGGATGGTGCCGCACCCGGTGATGCTCGGTTTCGTCAACGGCCTGGCGATCATTATTGCGCTGGCGCAACTGGAGCACTTCAAGGACGGTGAAGCCTGGCTCAGCGGAACACCGCTTTACATGATGATCGGCCTGGTTGCCGTGACCATGGCCATTGTCTACGTGCTACCGCGCCTGACCCGCGCGGTGCCACCGGCGCTGGTGGCAATTCTCGGCGTGGGGCTGGCGGTGTATCTGCTCGGCTTGCCGACCCGAACCCTGGGCGACATGGCGCACATTGCCGGTGGCTTGCCGACCCTGGCGCTGCCGGATATTCCGTGGAACCTGGAGACCCTGCACATCATCGCACCCTACGCGATCCTGATGGCGCTGGTCGGCTTGCTGGAAACCCTGCTGACCCTGAACCTCACCGATGAAATCACCGAGAGCCGCGGCTATCCGGATCGCGAATGCGTGGCGCTGGGCGCCGCAAACATGGTGTCCGGTGCGTTCGGCGGCATGGGCGGTTGCGCCATGATCGGCCAGACCGTGATCAACCTCAGTTCCGGTGGTCGCGGGCGGGTGTCCGGCGTGGTGGCCGGGGTGTCGATTCTGTTGTTCATCCTGTTTCTGTCGCCTTTGATCGAGCGCATTCCCCTCGCTGCGCTGGTCGGGGTGATGTTCGTGGTGTCGCAGCAGACATTTGCCTGGGCGTCGTTGCGCGTGCTGAACAAAGTTCCGGTGAACGATGTACTGGTGATCATCGCGGTGACGGTGATTACAGTATTCACCGATCTGGCGACTGCCGTGCTCTGCGGGATCATCATCGCGGCGCTGAACTTTGCCTGGCAGCAGGCGCGGCAGTTGTACGCCGACAGCCATCTGGAAAACGACGGCAGCAAGCTTTACCGCCTCCATGGCACGCTGTTCTTTGCCTCGACAACCCCCTTCCTCAACCAGTTCGACCCGGCCAACGACCCGGCACAAGTGACGCTCGATTGCCGTCACCTGAGCTTCGTCGACTACTCGGCCATCGCCGCGCTGGACACCTTGCGCGAGCGCTACACCAAGGCTGGCAAACACCTGCGGGTGTTGGGGTTGTCCGAGCGCTGCAAGAAGCTGTTGAAGCGCGCCCGGGTCCATCACGACTGA
- a CDS encoding D-aminoacylase, whose amino-acid sequence MQYDTLIRNALIIDGSNSPGYRADVAILNGRIERIGELHNAHAAQEIDAGGQVLAPGFIDVHTHDDTVVIRQPQMLPKLSQGVTTVIVGNCGISASPVSLRGDPPDPMNLLGTAAAFVYPTFRDYRAAVEAANTTLNVAALVGHTALRSNHLDDLFRTATADEITAMREQLRASLEAGALGLSTGLAYASAFSASTDEVMQLTEELTAFGAVYTTHLRSEFEPVLEAMDEAFQIGRHAKSPVIISHLKCAGAGNWGRSPQLLAFLEEAAKTHPVGCDCYPYAASSSTLDLKQVTDAHRITITWSTPHPEMGGRDLMDIAAQWNRSLLDSARQLQPAGAVYYGMDEADVRRILAHPLSMVGSDGLPEDPFPHPRLWGAFPRVLGHFSRDVGLFPLHTAVHKMTGLSAARFGLKHRGEIREGFWADLVLFDPATVRDVADFNDPQRAAQGIEGVWVNGVLSYRDGQANGRREGRFLAREGDLREGFL is encoded by the coding sequence ATGCAGTACGACACGCTGATTCGCAATGCCCTGATCATCGACGGCAGCAACAGTCCCGGCTATCGCGCCGACGTAGCCATTCTGAACGGGCGAATCGAGCGCATTGGCGAGTTGCACAATGCCCATGCGGCGCAAGAAATTGATGCTGGCGGCCAGGTGCTGGCGCCGGGTTTCATCGACGTGCACACCCACGACGATACGGTGGTGATTCGCCAACCGCAGATGCTGCCCAAGCTCAGTCAGGGTGTGACCACGGTGATTGTCGGCAATTGCGGGATCAGCGCTTCGCCGGTCAGTCTGCGCGGCGATCCGCCGGACCCGATGAACCTGCTCGGCACGGCCGCGGCGTTTGTTTACCCGACATTTCGAGACTACCGTGCGGCGGTCGAAGCAGCGAACACCACGCTGAACGTCGCCGCGCTGGTCGGTCATACCGCGTTGCGCAGCAATCACCTCGACGACTTGTTCCGCACCGCCACCGCCGATGAGATCACGGCGATGCGCGAACAGCTGCGCGCGAGTCTGGAAGCGGGTGCGTTGGGCCTGTCCACCGGCCTTGCCTACGCCAGTGCCTTCTCGGCCTCCACCGATGAAGTGATGCAACTGACCGAAGAGCTGACGGCGTTCGGCGCGGTGTACACCACGCACCTGCGCAGTGAGTTCGAACCGGTGCTGGAAGCCATGGACGAAGCGTTCCAGATCGGCCGTCACGCCAAATCCCCGGTGATCATTTCCCACCTCAAATGCGCCGGCGCCGGTAACTGGGGCCGAAGTCCGCAACTGCTGGCGTTCCTGGAGGAGGCGGCGAAAACCCATCCAGTGGGCTGTGACTGTTATCCCTATGCGGCGAGTTCTTCGACGCTGGATCTCAAACAAGTCACCGATGCCCACCGCATCACCATCACATGGTCCACGCCGCACCCGGAGATGGGCGGTCGAGACCTGATGGACATCGCTGCGCAATGGAACCGGTCACTGCTCGATAGCGCCCGCCAACTGCAACCGGCTGGCGCGGTGTACTACGGGATGGACGAGGCGGATGTGCGAAGAATCCTCGCGCATCCGTTGTCGATGGTCGGTTCCGACGGTTTGCCGGAAGACCCGTTTCCGCATCCTCGGTTGTGGGGTGCATTCCCTCGGGTGCTTGGACATTTCAGCCGCGATGTAGGGCTGTTCCCGCTGCACACCGCCGTCCACAAGATGACCGGTTTGTCGGCGGCGCGATTCGGTTTGAAGCACAGAGGCGAGATCCGCGAAGGTTTTTGGGCTGACCTGGTATTGTTCGACCCGGCGACCGTTCGTGATGTCGCGGATTTCAATGATCCGCAACGGGCGGCGCAAGGTATCGAAGGGGTGTGGGTAAACGGTGTCCTGAGTTACCGCGACGGTCAGGCCAATGGTCGCAGGGAAGGGCGGTTCCTGGCACGGGAAGGGGATTTGCGCGAAGGCTTCCTGTGA
- a CDS encoding glyoxalase superfamily protein, which produces MSFGKTTPILRIFDEAKAVEFYVDFLGFKIDWQHRFEANFPLYLQVSRGDCVLHLSEHHGDCSPGSALRIETDELEAFQQQLLAKAYKFAHPQIQAMPWGSQDMTISDPFGNRLVFTNAISV; this is translated from the coding sequence ATGAGCTTCGGTAAAACCACTCCGATCCTGCGTATTTTCGACGAAGCCAAGGCTGTGGAGTTCTACGTCGATTTCCTGGGTTTCAAGATCGACTGGCAGCACCGCTTCGAAGCCAACTTCCCGCTGTATTTACAGGTTTCCCGTGGTGATTGCGTGCTGCATCTGTCAGAACACCATGGCGACTGCTCGCCGGGTTCGGCACTGCGCATCGAAACCGATGAACTGGAAGCCTTCCAGCAGCAACTGCTGGCCAAAGCATACAAATTTGCCCACCCACAGATTCAGGCCATGCCGTGGGGCAGCCAGGACATGACCATCAGCGATCCATTTGGTAACCGGTTGGTGTTTACCAATGCGATCAGTGTTTGA